One genomic region from Hoeflea algicola encodes:
- a CDS encoding chloramphenicol acetyltransferase, whose translation MTGAREIELATWSRAGQFNLFRTYDRPHFAATARVDVTALMTRGKPAGVSPYRAFIYAIGAGIHAVPVLKMRFEGDRVLEYDAISLSATVPRPGDTFGYAYIPYFEDWAQFDTSCKTIIDETAKGTDLGANTGQRSDVAYLSCLPWLDFTALDNALPGPDDCIPRFSWGKFIKNAEGRWSCAVAVQVHHALVDGLQVGQFFEAAQASLDRFGDIA comes from the coding sequence ATGACAGGCGCGCGCGAAATAGAGCTTGCGACATGGTCACGGGCGGGACAGTTCAACCTGTTCCGCACCTATGATCGGCCGCATTTCGCCGCCACCGCGCGCGTCGATGTCACCGCCCTGATGACCCGCGGCAAGCCCGCGGGCGTCTCGCCCTACCGGGCTTTCATTTATGCCATCGGCGCCGGCATCCATGCCGTGCCGGTGCTGAAAATGCGGTTTGAGGGCGACCGTGTTCTCGAATACGACGCAATTTCGCTGTCGGCCACCGTCCCCCGGCCCGGCGACACTTTCGGCTACGCCTATATTCCCTATTTCGAAGACTGGGCGCAGTTCGATACGAGCTGCAAGACGATCATCGACGAAACTGCCAAGGGCACCGATCTCGGCGCCAATACCGGCCAGCGTTCCGATGTCGCCTATCTGTCCTGCCTGCCCTGGCTCGATTTTACCGCGCTCGACAACGCCCTTCCGGGCCCCGATGACTGCATTCCGCGGTTTTCCTGGGGCAAGTTCATCAAGAACGCCGAAGGCCGCTGGAGCTGTGCCGTGGCGGTGCAGGTGCATCACGCCCTCGTCGACGGTCTGCAGGTAGGCCAGTTCTTCGAGGCCGCCCAGGCCAGCCTTGACCGCTTCGGCGACATCGCCTGA
- a CDS encoding GNAT family N-acetyltransferase: MSTLTIDIRHAEPQDAEAIAETHRAAWSYAYTGILPHKSLRQMLERRNVAWWRRAVRGATSILVLDVGGTIAGYATLGLNRARSLPQEGEIYELYLRPEYQGVGLGKRLFIEARQLLASLGCDGVAVWCLEENHPSVDFYRFQGGRDVAEGHETFDGKTLKKVAFVWE, translated from the coding sequence ATGAGCACGTTGACGATCGACATACGGCACGCAGAGCCGCAGGACGCCGAGGCGATAGCCGAGACGCACCGGGCGGCCTGGAGCTATGCCTATACCGGCATCCTGCCGCACAAATCGCTGCGACAGATGCTCGAGCGCCGCAATGTCGCCTGGTGGCGACGGGCGGTTCGCGGCGCCACATCGATTCTGGTGCTCGATGTCGGCGGCACCATTGCCGGCTATGCGACGCTGGGCCTCAACCGGGCGCGGTCACTGCCTCAGGAAGGCGAAATCTACGAGCTTTATCTGCGTCCCGAATATCAGGGCGTGGGGCTTGGCAAGCGGCTGTTTATAGAGGCCCGGCAATTGCTGGCATCGCTCGGCTGCGACGGCGTCGCCGTCTGGTGTCTCGAGGAAAACCACCCATCGGTGGACTTCTATCGTTTCCAGGGTGGACGCGACGTGGCCGAAGGGCATGAGACTTTCGACGGCAAGACCCTCAAGAAAGTTGCCTTCGTCTGGGAATAA
- the ppa gene encoding inorganic diphosphatase, whose product MRIDAISIGENPPHDVNVIIEVPVGGHPIKYEMDKDAGTLVVDRFLYTPMTYPGNYGFVPHTLSDDGDPIDVLVCNTRPLIPGCVINVRPIGVLIMEDNAGQDEKIIAVPSPHLTQRYAKVNDYTDMPEITLQQIEHFFEHYKDLEPGKWVKIGGWRDAETARGLIIEAIERAKTKG is encoded by the coding sequence ATGCGCATAGATGCCATCAGCATCGGTGAAAACCCGCCACACGACGTCAATGTGATCATCGAGGTGCCGGTCGGCGGTCATCCGATCAAATACGAGATGGACAAGGACGCCGGAACCCTGGTGGTCGACCGCTTTCTCTACACGCCGATGACCTATCCCGGCAATTACGGCTTCGTGCCGCACACCCTGTCCGATGATGGCGACCCGATCGACGTGCTGGTGTGCAACACCCGGCCGCTGATTCCCGGCTGCGTCATCAATGTGCGCCCGATCGGCGTTCTGATCATGGAAGACAATGCCGGCCAGGATGAGAAAATCATCGCGGTGCCGTCGCCGCATCTGACCCAGCGCTACGCCAAGGTCAATGACTACACCGACATGCCCGAGATTACGCTGCAGCAGATCGAGCATTTTTTCGAGCACTACAAGGATCTCGAACCCGGCAAATGGGTCAAGATCGGCGGCTGGCGCGATGCCGAGACCGCCCGCGGATTGATCATCGAAGCCATTGAGCGCGCCAAAACCAAGGGCTGA
- a CDS encoding DUF167 family protein, producing the protein MSKWFKTVDGGLDVAVRLTPSAASDAIDGLVEDAAGIVRLKARVRAVPEKSKANRALEVLIAKRLRLPKSTIRVISGETSRNKIVRIGGDPKDLAAAAAALVEIP; encoded by the coding sequence CTGAGCAAGTGGTTCAAAACGGTTGACGGTGGGCTCGACGTGGCCGTCCGTCTAACGCCTTCTGCCGCCTCCGATGCGATTGACGGTCTGGTGGAGGACGCCGCGGGAATCGTACGGCTGAAAGCGCGGGTGCGCGCGGTGCCTGAAAAGAGCAAGGCCAACCGGGCACTGGAGGTGTTGATCGCCAAGCGCCTGAGGCTGCCCAAATCGACCATCCGGGTAATCTCCGGTGAAACCAGCCGTAACAAAATTGTCCGCATTGGCGGCGACCCCAAGGATCTTGCCGCCGCGGCTGCTGCGCTTGTCGAAATACCCTGA
- a CDS encoding YggT family protein yields MFAVFQTIDLALGIYTWIIIGSAIFSWLYAFNVVNPSNRFVGMVGEFLYKATEPALRQIRRFLPDLGGLDISPIVLLIAIFFVRTFIATSIAPMFF; encoded by the coding sequence ATGTTTGCAGTCTTTCAAACCATCGACCTGGCGCTGGGTATCTATACCTGGATCATCATTGGCAGCGCCATTTTCTCCTGGCTCTATGCCTTCAACGTGGTCAATCCGAGCAATCGCTTCGTCGGCATGGTGGGTGAATTTCTCTACAAGGCGACCGAACCGGCGCTCAGGCAAATTCGCCGGTTTCTGCCGGATCTCGGCGGACTCGACATTTCGCCGATTGTGCTGCTGATCGCGATCTTTTTCGTGCGCACCTTCATCGCCACGTCAATCGCGCCGATGTTCTTCTGA
- a CDS encoding glutamine amidotransferase — protein sequence MRVTSLELAPGSRSGRILIILHQENSSCGRVGQLLSLMGFEADIRRPVLGDPLPEMLDDHAGVVVFGGPMSANDDIEAIRRETRFMDTVLASGKPYLGICLGAQILVRHLGGRVASRDDGIVEIGWYPLQPTPAGAAMMDWPSMVYQFHREGFDLPAGAELLATAETYPNQAFRYGENAWAVQFHAELTLAMMHRWAVRGANRFVLPGAQQGAQHLGGRLVHDAALLDWLKRFLDRIFPVSHAAA from the coding sequence ATACGGGTGACGAGTCTTGAACTTGCGCCTGGGTCACGTAGCGGTCGTATTCTCATCATCCTGCACCAAGAAAACTCCAGTTGTGGAAGGGTCGGTCAGCTTCTTTCGCTAATGGGTTTTGAGGCGGATATCCGCCGCCCTGTGCTTGGCGATCCATTGCCCGAAATGCTTGATGATCATGCCGGCGTCGTGGTGTTTGGCGGGCCGATGTCCGCCAATGACGACATCGAGGCGATCCGGCGCGAAACCCGGTTCATGGATACCGTGCTTGCATCCGGAAAACCGTATCTCGGGATTTGTCTGGGTGCGCAGATCCTGGTCCGTCACCTGGGCGGACGGGTGGCCAGCCGCGACGATGGAATTGTGGAAATCGGCTGGTATCCGCTGCAGCCGACGCCCGCCGGTGCGGCGATGATGGACTGGCCGTCAATGGTCTACCAGTTTCATCGCGAGGGGTTCGATCTGCCCGCCGGCGCGGAGTTGCTGGCCACTGCCGAGACCTATCCCAACCAGGCCTTCCGTTATGGCGAGAATGCCTGGGCGGTCCAGTTTCATGCTGAACTGACGCTGGCGATGATGCACCGTTGGGCGGTTCGCGGGGCGAATCGTTTCGTTCTCCCCGGCGCCCAGCAAGGGGCGCAGCATCTTGGCGGGCGGTTGGTCCATGACGCCGCGCTGCTGGATTGGCTCAAGCGTTTCCTGGACCGGATATTTCCGGTTTCTCACGCTGCTGCTTGA
- a CDS encoding TerB family tellurite resistance protein, which yields MLEQIRAFLSGLRGDDKTSGPDTSDSDVAAAALFFHVIGADGVVDPAEARALKDMISEEYADSEASKKALIEAGAQAERESVDLYAFTSVLNRSLEPDAKVHFIELLWRLAYADGYRHELEDHVVWRIADLMGVSSRERVLARQRALKDAGISEEGDTGDES from the coding sequence ATGCTTGAACAAATACGCGCCTTCCTCAGCGGATTGCGCGGCGATGACAAAACCTCCGGGCCCGATACAAGTGACTCCGATGTGGCCGCCGCGGCGTTGTTCTTTCACGTGATCGGCGCGGATGGCGTGGTCGATCCAGCTGAAGCCCGCGCACTCAAGGACATGATTTCCGAGGAATATGCCGATAGCGAAGCGTCAAAGAAGGCGTTGATCGAGGCTGGCGCCCAGGCCGAACGCGAATCAGTTGATCTCTACGCCTTCACCAGCGTACTCAACCGCAGCCTCGAGCCGGATGCCAAGGTTCATTTCATCGAGCTTTTGTGGCGGCTCGCCTATGCCGACGGCTATCGGCATGAGCTGGAAGACCATGTGGTCTGGCGTATCGCCGACCTGATGGGCGTCTCCAGCCGCGAGCGCGTATTGGCACGGCAACGGGCACTCAAGGACGCAGGCATCAGCGAAGAGGGGGATACGGGTGACGAGTCTTGA
- a CDS encoding heme biosynthesis protein HemY, with product MIRLLFFVALVLALGFGFAWLADRPGDLSIVWQDRRIEMSLMTAVTVVASLVAAIMISWWLIRTIWLSPRLVSRYFRANKRDRGYQALSTGLLAAGAGDAAMARKMNKRTKGLLSADQEPLIHLLDVQAALIEGRNDEARKLFEAMVEDPETKLLGLRGLYLEAQRQGAGEAARHYAESAAEQAPHLPWAGAAALSYRTQEGKWDEALHLLDRQRHSGTIEAAVADRKKAVLLTARGRDRLDADPSSARDDALAALKLAPAFPPAAIVATKALLRQDNLRKAAKILEAAWKANPHPEIAEAYVRARVGDTAIDRLRRAERLEKLRPMHPQSFDAVARAALDARRFDLAREKAEAAARLRPCEGIYLLLADIEEAETGDQGRVRHWLSQAVRASRDPAWTADGYVSENWEPVSPVTGKLDAFEWKVPVEQLAGPALDNETPAGAFDRAMASLPPVRERDVPAAAPTVVAAAAPVADPIVDALAPVNSTEEDPLPVTAPVVEAEPEHAALAAAAESDDKPEAPGYSDKSAATAPVAKKVESMDVAPKSVKAEPQLGSRPKPDNQDAATMVVAKPSGQDAEDEARAKEAAFLNHRPDDPGVRSGAAPEKPGRFRLF from the coding sequence ATGATCCGCTTGTTATTCTTCGTCGCGCTGGTTCTCGCCCTCGGCTTCGGTTTTGCCTGGCTTGCAGACCGTCCCGGCGATCTGTCGATCGTCTGGCAGGACCGCCGCATCGAGATGTCCTTGATGACCGCGGTCACGGTGGTGGCCTCGCTGGTGGCGGCGATCATGATCAGCTGGTGGTTGATCCGGACGATCTGGCTGTCGCCACGGCTGGTGTCGCGCTATTTCCGCGCCAACAAGCGCGACCGCGGCTATCAGGCGCTGTCAACCGGGTTGCTTGCCGCCGGCGCCGGCGATGCGGCGATGGCGCGGAAGATGAACAAGCGCACCAAGGGTTTGCTGAGCGCCGATCAGGAGCCATTGATCCATCTGCTTGATGTTCAGGCTGCGCTGATCGAGGGCCGCAACGACGAAGCCCGTAAATTGTTCGAGGCAATGGTCGAAGACCCGGAAACCAAGCTGCTGGGTCTGCGTGGTCTCTATCTCGAAGCCCAGCGCCAGGGCGCAGGCGAAGCGGCGCGGCATTATGCCGAATCTGCCGCCGAACAGGCCCCGCATCTGCCATGGGCCGGGGCTGCGGCGCTGTCCTATCGCACCCAGGAAGGCAAGTGGGACGAGGCGCTGCATCTGCTTGATCGCCAGCGTCATTCAGGCACCATTGAAGCGGCGGTGGCAGACCGCAAGAAGGCGGTGCTGTTGACCGCGCGCGGCCGGGATCGGCTTGACGCCGATCCGTCGTCTGCCCGTGATGACGCGCTGGCGGCACTGAAACTGGCGCCAGCCTTCCCGCCGGCGGCGATTGTCGCCACCAAGGCGCTTTTGCGGCAGGACAATCTGCGCAAGGCGGCAAAAATCTTGGAAGCCGCATGGAAGGCCAATCCGCATCCCGAGATTGCCGAGGCCTATGTCCGGGCGCGGGTCGGCGACACGGCCATCGACCGGCTCAGACGCGCCGAGCGGCTGGAAAAGCTCAGGCCTATGCACCCGCAATCCTTCGATGCGGTGGCGCGTGCGGCGCTGGATGCACGGAGATTCGACCTGGCCCGCGAAAAGGCCGAAGCTGCGGCACGGCTGAGGCCTTGCGAAGGCATCTATCTGCTGCTCGCCGATATCGAGGAAGCCGAAACCGGCGATCAGGGCCGCGTCCGGCATTGGCTGTCGCAGGCTGTGCGCGCGTCGCGCGATCCGGCATGGACCGCCGATGGCTACGTCTCGGAGAACTGGGAACCAGTGTCGCCGGTGACCGGCAAGCTCGACGCTTTCGAGTGGAAGGTGCCGGTGGAACAACTCGCGGGTCCGGCGCTCGACAACGAAACCCCGGCGGGCGCCTTTGACCGGGCGATGGCAAGTCTGCCGCCGGTGCGCGAACGTGACGTGCCGGCTGCAGCCCCCACGGTTGTCGCAGCAGCGGCACCCGTTGCCGACCCGATTGTGGATGCGCTGGCGCCGGTGAACAGCACCGAGGAAGATCCGCTGCCTGTCACGGCCCCTGTTGTTGAGGCCGAGCCGGAGCACGCGGCGCTGGCAGCAGCGGCGGAATCTGATGATAAACCCGAAGCGCCGGGTTACAGTGACAAGTCCGCGGCCACGGCGCCAGTTGCCAAAAAGGTTGAATCAATGGATGTGGCCCCCAAGTCGGTCAAAGCCGAGCCACAATTGGGATCCAGACCGAAACCTGACAATCAGGATGCCGCCACGATGGTTGTGGCAAAGCCTTCTGGGCAGGACGCTGAAGACGAAGCCCGCGCCAAGGAAGCGGCATTTCTCAACCACAGGCCGGATGATCCTGGCGTGCGGTCTGGCGCTGCGCCTGAGAAACCCGGCCGATTCCGGTTGTTCTGA
- a CDS encoding COG4223 family protein: protein MSKGPTPRHSKAPEPVTIDLDATDVTPKDEPGTAKKPTVDQAAAKAVETASGVKAETAKADSKASSTPSIKQSAQSPGSGPGSAGGDKPKAATTGSGKPDTGKPETGTPDNGKPKTAASSSTAASSASAQSSSTRPGSSAPGSAKPAATDRNRGGGIGMVAAGVIGAVVALGGYYGLHAGGVLPVPGGNDNQALVTRVEGLAGNVEVLSERLASQTADGPAAQLLARVGSLESALSKTDAVAGGGNAEQLEALTTRLGEIESRIDALSASSGGDAADPALTATVEGLSASQSDVAASLSELQTRATALSEKIAALEQGQATLSKQLDDRLATLESRLDEPAQQVDLARAIAAAGLKSAIDRGGSFMSELEAFASVAPDDPAVPELRDLAASGVPSRSDLIERFGDAANQAIAAAEPVDPNAGLVDRLMSSALSVVKVRKVGEVEGDSAEAIAARAEARLTNGDLGGALAEWNALPEASRLAAADYGEALAARVSAEKLIAAALSPAKATPTPQTSPDASTESDTPSDAPAN, encoded by the coding sequence ATGAGCAAGGGCCCTACCCCGCGCCACTCCAAAGCACCTGAACCGGTCACGATCGACCTCGACGCCACCGATGTGACGCCAAAGGACGAACCTGGGACCGCCAAGAAGCCAACGGTGGACCAAGCTGCAGCGAAAGCCGTGGAGACAGCCAGTGGCGTAAAGGCGGAGACTGCAAAGGCGGACTCCAAGGCATCTTCGACACCCTCAATCAAGCAATCGGCGCAAAGCCCAGGTTCGGGCCCAGGTTCTGCCGGTGGCGATAAGCCCAAGGCCGCGACAACCGGGAGCGGTAAGCCCGACACTGGTAAGCCCGAAACTGGCACGCCCGATAACGGCAAACCGAAGACGGCTGCAAGTTCCTCTACGGCCGCCTCCAGCGCGTCAGCGCAGTCATCGTCGACACGGCCCGGTTCAAGCGCGCCAGGGTCTGCAAAGCCAGCAGCCACCGACCGAAACCGGGGCGGTGGTATCGGTATGGTCGCTGCGGGGGTGATCGGCGCGGTGGTCGCACTTGGCGGATATTACGGACTGCATGCGGGCGGGGTGTTGCCGGTTCCAGGCGGCAATGACAATCAGGCTCTGGTCACGCGGGTCGAGGGCCTTGCCGGCAATGTCGAGGTGCTGTCGGAAAGGCTTGCTTCGCAAACGGCCGATGGCCCGGCTGCACAATTGCTGGCGCGGGTCGGAAGCCTCGAATCAGCCCTTAGCAAGACAGACGCGGTAGCTGGCGGCGGCAATGCCGAGCAGCTCGAAGCGCTCACCACCCGGCTAGGCGAGATCGAAAGCAGGATTGACGCGCTCAGCGCATCATCGGGCGGTGACGCCGCCGATCCGGCGCTGACGGCTACCGTCGAGGGGTTGAGCGCCAGCCAGTCAGATGTCGCAGCTTCGCTGAGCGAGTTGCAAACCCGGGCCACGGCGTTATCCGAAAAAATCGCGGCGCTGGAACAGGGCCAGGCGACGCTGTCCAAGCAATTGGATGATCGGCTGGCGACGCTGGAATCACGGCTTGACGAACCGGCGCAGCAGGTTGACCTGGCCCGCGCCATCGCTGCAGCCGGGTTGAAATCGGCGATCGACCGTGGCGGCTCTTTCATGTCCGAACTCGAAGCCTTCGCCTCGGTCGCGCCGGATGATCCGGCTGTGCCTGAACTCAGGGATCTGGCAGCAAGTGGTGTGCCGAGCCGGTCGGATCTGATCGAAAGGTTTGGCGATGCGGCCAATCAGGCAATTGCAGCGGCCGAACCGGTGGATCCGAATGCAGGGCTGGTTGATCGGTTGATGTCGAGTGCGCTGTCAGTGGTCAAGGTGCGCAAGGTCGGTGAAGTCGAGGGCGACAGCGCCGAGGCGATTGCAGCGCGCGCCGAAGCGCGGCTGACAAACGGTGATCTCGGGGGTGCGCTGGCCGAATGGAACGCGCTGCCTGAAGCCTCGCGGCTGGCTGCCGCCGATTACGGCGAGGCGCTGGCGGCGCGGGTTAGCGCGGAAAAGCTGATCGCCGCCGCGCTCTCCCCCGCCAAGGCGACACCGACGCCGCAAACCTCACCCGACGCCTCAACCGAATCAGACACGCCGTCTGATGCCCCGGCGAATTAG
- a CDS encoding uroporphyrinogen-III synthase, whose product MRVLLTRPEPGAAQTASRLEALGHEVVRMPLYESAVTACVEDLPRAAAIRGLIATSARAFTLFADAGALPEGYARLPVHVVGPATAAAARAAGFYEIFEGAGTAADLTETLACAVLARPETPARAGLAKPWLYLAGAPRTTVIEDAMAVPKAPVRVIQAYQMAEISYPTDIDILALLSPSPDAVVLYSPNAARRFSSLITSKDLGKFVESTRFVCLSLAISMTLPQAWQARALAAEHPDEDSLLASLARLG is encoded by the coding sequence ATGCGCGTGCTGCTGACACGGCCTGAACCGGGTGCGGCGCAAACCGCGTCGCGGCTTGAAGCGCTGGGTCACGAGGTAGTGCGGATGCCGCTGTATGAGTCTGCGGTTACCGCGTGCGTCGAGGATCTGCCACGGGCTGCCGCGATCCGTGGACTGATTGCCACCAGCGCCCGAGCTTTCACTCTGTTTGCTGACGCTGGCGCATTGCCAGAAGGCTATGCGCGGTTGCCGGTCCATGTGGTCGGTCCGGCCACTGCCGCCGCCGCACGGGCTGCGGGATTTTACGAAATATTTGAGGGGGCGGGCACCGCCGCCGATTTGACCGAAACGCTGGCATGCGCGGTACTGGCCCGGCCCGAAACTCCGGCTCGGGCTGGTTTGGCAAAGCCATGGCTCTATCTGGCGGGCGCGCCGCGTACCACGGTTATCGAGGACGCGATGGCGGTTCCCAAGGCGCCGGTCAGGGTCATTCAAGCTTATCAAATGGCCGAAATAAGTTATCCGACTGACATTGATATTCTAGCCCTTTTGTCGCCCTCTCCCGATGCCGTCGTGCTTTATTCACCCAATGCGGCGCGGCGGTTTTCGAGCCTGATTACAAGCAAAGACCTCGGTAAATTCGTCGAATCGACCCGTTTTGTGTGCCTCTCACTGGCAATCTCGATGACGTTGCCGCAGGCTTGGCAGGCGCGGGCACTCGCGGCTGAACATCCCGACGAAGACAGTCTGCTTGCATCGCTCGCCCGGTTAGGCTGA
- the hemC gene encoding hydroxymethylbilane synthase — MQMKPYRIGTRGSPLALAQASETRARLMAAHDLPEEAFEIVVLSTKGDRVTDRPLSEIGGKGLFTEEIEEQLSDGRLDLAVHSTKDMPTSLPDGLDLIAYLEREDVRDAFIGRTAPRLEDLPPNAVVGSASLRRQALIRRLRPDLSVITFRGQVETRLRKLDEGQADATLLAHAGLKRLGNTEVITELLDPEKFPPAPGQGAICIEARSNDERIAQLLAPINHVDTHVALMCERAFLAALDGSCRTPIAGHATIEDGHLSFYGMVLTPDGSVWHDIRTTGPAGDAAELGADAGAEIRGRAGPAFFETWA, encoded by the coding sequence TTGCAAATGAAACCTTACCGCATCGGCACCCGCGGCAGTCCGCTCGCGCTGGCACAGGCTTCGGAAACCCGGGCCCGGCTGATGGCGGCGCATGACTTGCCGGAGGAAGCTTTCGAAATCGTGGTGCTGTCGACCAAGGGCGACCGGGTCACCGACCGGCCGCTGTCCGAGATCGGCGGCAAGGGGCTGTTCACCGAGGAAATCGAGGAACAGCTGAGCGACGGCCGGCTTGATCTGGCGGTGCATTCGACCAAGGACATGCCGACATCGTTGCCCGACGGGCTCGATCTGATTGCCTATCTCGAGCGCGAGGATGTCCGCGATGCCTTTATCGGCCGCACCGCACCGCGGCTCGAGGATCTGCCGCCCAACGCGGTAGTCGGATCCGCCTCGTTGCGGCGGCAGGCGCTGATCAGGCGGCTCAGGCCGGATCTGTCGGTGATCACATTCCGCGGCCAGGTGGAAACACGGTTGCGCAAGCTTGATGAGGGACAAGCCGACGCCACCCTGCTGGCCCATGCAGGGCTGAAACGGCTTGGCAATACCGAGGTGATTACCGAACTTCTCGATCCGGAAAAATTCCCGCCGGCACCGGGTCAGGGCGCAATCTGCATCGAGGCACGAAGCAATGACGAGCGGATCGCGCAATTGCTTGCGCCGATCAACCATGTCGATACCCATGTGGCGCTGATGTGCGAACGGGCCTTTCTGGCCGCGCTCGACGGCTCCTGCCGGACACCGATTGCCGGCCATGCGACGATAGAGGATGGGCATTTGTCGTTTTACGGCATGGTGCTGACGCCCGACGGCTCGGTCTGGCACGATATTCGGACGACCGGACCGGCCGGCGACGCAGCTGAGCTTGGCGCTGACGCCGGCGCCGAGATTCGCGGCCGCGCCGGACCGGCATTTTTCGAGACCTGGGCTTAA
- the tsaD gene encoding tRNA (adenosine(37)-N6)-threonylcarbamoyltransferase complex transferase subunit TsaD, with protein sequence MSKTTLDILGIETSCDETAAAVVRRLPDGSGQILSDVVLSQLDLHAAFGGVVPELAARSHVSALDHLIAQALDDSGVALDDIDAIAVTSGPGLIGGLMVGLMTGKAIAMATGKPFFGINHLEGHALTARLTDGVTFPYLLLLVSGGHTQIVLIKGVNEYERWGSTIDDALGEAFDKTAKLLGLTYPGGPAVEQAALEGEAKKFRLPVPMRRDPRMDFSFSGLKTAVRQMAQEQAPLSRQTIADLCLAFQTSVTLSLDDRLTMALTRFSERFPDVKAPALVVAGGVAANKAIRATLQIRTDQSGFRFIAPPLNLCTDNAAMIAWAGAERLAAGLPADQLDLAPRSRWPLDQNATAVIGHGKRGAKA encoded by the coding sequence ATGAGCAAGACCACCCTCGACATTTTGGGAATAGAAACAAGCTGCGACGAAACCGCCGCCGCCGTGGTGCGCCGGCTGCCCGACGGCTCCGGCCAGATCCTCTCCGATGTCGTCTTGAGCCAGCTTGACCTACATGCAGCCTTTGGCGGGGTGGTGCCCGAACTCGCCGCCCGTTCGCATGTTTCAGCGCTTGATCACCTCATCGCCCAGGCACTGGATGACAGCGGCGTGGCGCTCGATGATATCGATGCGATCGCGGTCACCTCCGGACCCGGCCTGATCGGCGGGCTGATGGTTGGCCTGATGACCGGCAAGGCAATCGCCATGGCCACCGGCAAGCCGTTTTTCGGAATCAACCATCTGGAAGGCCACGCCCTGACTGCACGGCTGACCGACGGCGTCACCTTTCCCTATCTGCTGTTGCTTGTATCGGGCGGCCACACCCAGATTGTTCTCATCAAGGGCGTCAATGAGTATGAACGCTGGGGCAGCACGATCGACGACGCGCTTGGCGAAGCCTTCGACAAGACCGCCAAATTGCTGGGGCTGACCTACCCCGGCGGCCCTGCCGTCGAACAGGCTGCCCTTGAAGGCGAAGCCAAAAAGTTCCGACTGCCGGTGCCGATGCGCCGCGACCCGCGAATGGATTTTTCCTTCTCCGGCCTGAAGACAGCGGTGCGGCAGATGGCCCAGGAGCAGGCACCGCTGTCGCGCCAGACCATCGCCGATCTGTGTCTGGCGTTCCAGACCTCGGTAACCCTCAGCCTTGACGACAGGCTGACGATGGCGCTGACCCGGTTTTCCGAGCGCTTCCCCGATGTCAAAGCGCCGGCGCTGGTGGTGGCCGGCGGTGTCGCCGCCAACAAGGCGATTCGCGCCACGCTGCAGATTCGCACCGATCAATCGGGTTTCCGGTTCATCGCCCCACCGCTCAATCTGTGCACCGACAATGCCGCCATGATCGCCTGGGCCGGTGCCGAGCGGCTGGCGGCAGGCCTGCCCGCCGATCAGCTCGATCTCGCGCCGCGCTCGCGCTGGCCGCTCGATCAGAACGCAACGGCGGTGATCGGTCACGGCAAGCGCGGCGCCAAGGCCTGA
- a CDS encoding YciI-like protein gives MLYALMCKDKPGALATRMEVRPAHVEFLKDLDAQGVLKMAGPLLGDDEKPIGSLVLISAADKTEAESIAARDPYAKAGLFTDVEIRAFNWVFKNPEA, from the coding sequence ATGCTTTACGCTCTCATGTGCAAGGACAAGCCCGGCGCTCTCGCCACCCGCATGGAGGTTCGCCCCGCCCATGTCGAGTTTCTCAAGGACCTTGACGCCCAGGGCGTGCTGAAGATGGCCGGCCCATTGCTTGGCGACGATGAAAAGCCGATCGGCAGCCTGGTACTGATCTCGGCCGCCGACAAGACAGAAGCCGAATCCATCGCCGCTCGCGACCCCTACGCCAAGGCCGGCCTGTTCACTGATGTGGAAATCCGCGCCTTCAATTGGGTGTTCAAGAACCCGGAGGCATAA
- a CDS encoding EVE domain-containing protein — MAYWLFKSEPFKWSWEMQKARGDAGEQWDGIRNYQARNNMREMKLGEKAFFYHSNEGLEVVGIAEICKLIHPDTTIDDPRWECVDIRAVCDMPRPVTLKDVKANPALSQMSLVTSMRLSVQPVSEAEYLEVCRMGGLDNPPRSPA; from the coding sequence ATGGCCTACTGGCTGTTCAAATCCGAACCCTTCAAATGGTCCTGGGAAATGCAGAAGGCCCGCGGCGACGCCGGCGAGCAATGGGACGGCATTCGCAACTATCAGGCCCGCAACAACATGCGGGAGATGAAACTTGGCGAAAAAGCGTTCTTCTATCACTCCAATGAGGGGCTTGAAGTGGTCGGCATCGCCGAGATCTGCAAGCTCATTCATCCCGACACCACCATCGACGATCCGCGTTGGGAATGTGTTGATATCCGCGCTGTCTGCGACATGCCCAGGCCGGTTACCCTCAAGGACGTCAAGGCCAACCCTGCGCTCAGCCAGATGAGCCTGGTCACCTCGATGCGATTGTCCGTGCAGCCGGTCAGCGAAGCGGAATACCTCGAAGTCTGCCGCATGGGCGGGCTCGACAACCCGCCGCGCTCTCCCGCGTGA